In a single window of the Pseudogemmatithrix spongiicola genome:
- a CDS encoding UDP-N-acetylmuramoyl-tripeptide--D-alanyl-D-alanine ligase gives MPFWTLARIARAVGVAGQYDDLPIAAISTDTRTLGAGACFLALSGERFDGHDHLDAAIAAGASVLVVSDARRAPRSGVPVLEVPDTRSALGQLARYWRDAWAKPAIAVGGSNGKTSSKELLKAALGSVYEVHATSGNLNNQIGVPQTLLALAEAADVAVIEAGTNEPGEMAILRGIIRPDVVVVTTVQEEHLEGFGDLAGVMAEEMSFCDGVPLVVVPADEPEVVREATARAGRVVTAGLDAGDYRATAYGLQADGTGWCEVEGVRVTVPLPGAHNLRNAMLALAVAREFGVPLAQAAAGIAAMPQPPMRSAVGPLGRALLVNDCYNSNPGSARAALALLRDVGAGRQRVAVLGTMRELGVAAERAHREVAEAALASGAELIVGIGEFAAPLQALGEPTRVLTVTDVDDLWPQLQPRLAPDAAILLKASRGVKLERLLPFLTTWATT, from the coding sequence ATGCCGTTCTGGACCCTCGCGCGTATCGCGCGCGCCGTGGGCGTCGCCGGTCAATACGACGACCTCCCGATTGCCGCCATTTCCACCGATACCCGCACGCTCGGCGCTGGCGCCTGCTTCCTGGCGCTGAGCGGCGAGCGCTTCGACGGGCACGACCATCTCGACGCGGCGATCGCGGCGGGGGCGTCGGTGCTGGTCGTCTCCGATGCCCGCCGTGCGCCACGGTCCGGCGTGCCCGTGCTCGAGGTGCCAGATACGCGCAGCGCCCTCGGCCAGCTTGCCCGCTACTGGCGGGACGCCTGGGCGAAGCCGGCGATCGCGGTGGGCGGCAGCAACGGCAAGACGAGCAGCAAGGAGTTGCTCAAGGCCGCGCTGGGCAGTGTATACGAGGTGCACGCGACGAGCGGCAACCTGAACAACCAGATCGGCGTACCGCAGACGCTCCTGGCGCTCGCAGAGGCGGCCGATGTCGCCGTGATCGAGGCCGGCACCAACGAGCCCGGCGAGATGGCCATCCTCCGCGGCATCATCCGGCCCGACGTCGTGGTGGTGACGACGGTGCAGGAGGAACACCTCGAAGGCTTCGGCGACCTCGCGGGCGTGATGGCCGAGGAGATGAGTTTCTGCGACGGGGTGCCGCTGGTGGTGGTGCCGGCGGATGAGCCCGAGGTCGTGCGCGAGGCGACGGCACGCGCCGGCCGCGTGGTGACGGCCGGACTGGACGCTGGAGACTACCGCGCGACGGCCTACGGGCTGCAGGCCGATGGCACGGGCTGGTGTGAGGTCGAGGGCGTTCGCGTGACGGTGCCGCTGCCTGGCGCGCACAACCTCCGCAACGCGATGCTTGCCCTGGCCGTGGCGCGCGAGTTCGGCGTGCCGCTCGCGCAGGCGGCAGCAGGCATCGCGGCGATGCCGCAGCCGCCGATGCGGTCGGCGGTCGGGCCGCTCGGACGCGCGCTCTTGGTGAATGACTGCTACAACAGCAACCCGGGTTCGGCGCGCGCGGCGCTGGCGCTGTTGCGAGACGTGGGCGCGGGGCGTCAACGGGTGGCGGTGCTGGGCACGATGCGTGAACTCGGCGTTGCCGCCGAACGGGCGCATCGCGAGGTGGCGGAAGCGGCGTTGGCGAGCGGGGCGGAGTTGATCGTGGGCATCGGGGAGTTCGCCGCGCCGCTGCAGGCGCTCGGTGAGCCGACCCGTGTGCTCACGGTCACGGATGTGGACGATCTCTGGCCACAGCTGCAGCCGCGCCTCGCGCCCGACGCGGCCATCCTGCTCAAGGCTTCGCGCGGCGTGAAGCTCGAACGACTCCTGCCTTTCCTGACGACCTGGGCGACGACCTGA
- the mraY gene encoding phospho-N-acetylmuramoyl-pentapeptide-transferase, which produces MLYEFLLPLTQYESGFNIFRYISFRAAGAAITSLLVCFVVGPWILARLRGMQVHQVVRAGTPDTHAGKGKTPTMGGLIILAAVVTSTLLWMQLRSKYVWLALGVTVLMGAIGFLDDYLKLKQKREGKENRGLVERYKLAGQVTIGLALGFYLWQHPINNLPGASTTLPFYKYVLMNFTVAWLYVPFVTFVMTGFSNAVNLTDGLDGLAAGLMAIAMLTMAMFAYVMGRFDASEYLGLIYLRGAGELTVFCSAVFGAAVGFLWYNAHPAEVFMGDTGSLALGGSLGAVAILLKSEFLLVIVGGVFVAETFSVVIQRSAFKWRKRRFGLEFAQKNRVFLRAPIHHHFELKGWPETQVVVRFWIIGILCAFVALSTLKIR; this is translated from the coding sequence ATGCTGTACGAGTTCCTTCTCCCGCTGACGCAGTACGAGAGCGGCTTCAACATCTTCCGCTACATCTCGTTCCGCGCGGCGGGGGCGGCGATCACCTCGCTGCTCGTCTGTTTCGTGGTCGGGCCGTGGATCCTCGCGCGGCTGCGCGGCATGCAGGTGCACCAGGTGGTGCGCGCGGGCACGCCGGACACGCATGCCGGCAAGGGGAAGACGCCGACGATGGGCGGGCTGATCATCCTCGCCGCGGTCGTCACCTCGACGCTGCTCTGGATGCAACTGCGCTCCAAGTATGTGTGGCTCGCCCTCGGCGTGACCGTGCTCATGGGCGCCATCGGCTTCCTCGATGACTACCTGAAGCTCAAGCAGAAGCGGGAAGGCAAGGAGAACCGCGGACTGGTGGAGCGCTACAAGCTGGCGGGGCAGGTCACCATCGGCCTCGCGCTGGGCTTCTACCTCTGGCAGCACCCGATCAACAACCTGCCCGGCGCCAGCACCACGCTGCCGTTCTACAAGTACGTGCTCATGAACTTCACCGTCGCGTGGCTGTACGTGCCCTTCGTGACGTTCGTGATGACGGGCTTCAGCAACGCCGTGAACCTCACCGACGGCCTCGATGGGCTCGCCGCCGGGTTGATGGCCATCGCCATGCTCACGATGGCGATGTTCGCCTACGTCATGGGACGCTTCGACGCCTCGGAGTACCTGGGTCTCATCTACCTGCGCGGCGCCGGCGAACTGACGGTGTTCTGCTCGGCGGTCTTCGGCGCGGCGGTGGGCTTCCTCTGGTACAACGCGCATCCCGCGGAAGTCTTCATGGGCGACACGGGTTCGCTCGCGCTGGGCGGATCGCTGGGCGCGGTGGCGATCCTGCTCAAGAGCGAGTTCCTGCTCGTGATCGTCGGCGGCGTGTTCGTGGCCGAGACGTTCTCGGTGGTGATCCAGCGCTCGGCGTTCAAGTGGCGGAAGCGGCGCTTCGGCCTAGAGTTCGCGCAGAAGAACCGCGTATTCTTGCGCGCGCCGATCCACCACCATTTCGAGCTCAAGGGCTGGCCGGAGACCCAGGTGGTGGTGCGGTTCTGGATCATCGGGATCCTCTGCGCCTTCGTGGCGCTCTCGACGCTCAAGATCCGCTGA
- the murD gene encoding UDP-N-acetylmuramoyl-L-alanine--D-glutamate ligase: MPRVLQASGPVAALAAAGREAAVVGVGRSGAAAARLLRAAGVAVYASDAGAGAKLTPLADALRTEGIDVQLGGHDLARIAKAGVVVVSPGVPPDVPPLRAAREAGVPIISEVELALHHLPASVRYIGITGTNGKTTVTAMVAQLLSAVGVNAEEAGNIGTPLSEIALREALPAWISLELSSFQLADTPSVKPAVAVLTNLAPDHLDRYPDLESYYRDKDRLFRNLDGLSVRVVNRDDAEVMRRTATVRGDAKTFSVERRDTDAWYDADARWLMLAGERLLARDEFPLLGLHNVANALTAALAVHSALPEARSADGRARLASGLRSFVAPPHRLEKVGEFDGVLWINDSKATNVGASRVAIAGMERPTVLLLGGRHKGEPYSNLLDVMRGRVKAVVAYGEAEDLVVADLTGHVPVERGGSSFDTVLAKARALAAPGDAILLSPACSSYDMFNNYEERGATFRAMASR, from the coding sequence ATGCCGCGCGTGCTGCAGGCGTCGGGTCCGGTGGCCGCGCTCGCGGCGGCGGGGCGGGAAGCCGCAGTCGTCGGCGTGGGACGGAGCGGGGCCGCGGCGGCGCGCTTGCTGCGCGCGGCGGGCGTCGCCGTCTACGCGTCGGACGCGGGCGCCGGCGCCAAGCTCACGCCGCTCGCCGATGCGCTGCGCACCGAGGGCATCGACGTGCAGCTGGGCGGGCACGACCTGGCGCGCATCGCGAAGGCTGGAGTCGTGGTCGTGAGCCCGGGCGTACCACCCGATGTTCCGCCCCTGCGCGCGGCCCGCGAGGCCGGCGTGCCAATCATCAGCGAGGTCGAGCTGGCGTTGCACCACCTGCCGGCGAGCGTACGCTACATCGGCATCACCGGGACCAACGGCAAGACCACCGTCACGGCGATGGTCGCGCAGCTGCTGTCGGCGGTCGGCGTAAACGCCGAAGAGGCCGGCAACATCGGCACGCCACTCAGCGAGATCGCGCTGCGCGAGGCGCTCCCGGCATGGATCTCGCTGGAACTGAGTTCGTTCCAGCTCGCCGATACCCCCAGCGTGAAGCCGGCCGTCGCGGTGCTGACCAACCTCGCGCCCGACCATCTGGATCGCTATCCGGACCTCGAGAGCTACTATCGCGACAAGGACCGCCTGTTCCGGAACCTCGATGGGCTCAGCGTCCGCGTGGTGAACCGCGACGACGCCGAGGTCATGCGACGCACCGCGACGGTTCGGGGCGACGCGAAGACCTTCAGCGTCGAGCGGCGCGATACCGACGCCTGGTACGACGCGGACGCACGCTGGCTCATGCTGGCCGGTGAGCGCCTGCTTGCGCGAGACGAATTCCCGCTGCTCGGGCTGCACAACGTCGCCAATGCGCTCACCGCCGCGCTGGCGGTGCACAGCGCGCTGCCCGAGGCGCGCAGCGCGGACGGCCGCGCCCGGCTGGCGTCCGGCCTGCGCAGCTTCGTCGCGCCACCGCATCGGCTGGAGAAGGTGGGCGAGTTCGATGGCGTACTGTGGATCAATGATTCCAAGGCGACAAACGTCGGCGCCTCTCGCGTGGCGATCGCCGGCATGGAGCGGCCGACCGTGTTGCTCCTCGGCGGACGTCACAAGGGCGAACCCTATTCCAACCTGCTGGACGTGATGCGCGGCCGCGTGAAGGCCGTGGTCGCGTATGGGGAAGCTGAAGACCTCGTCGTCGCGGATCTCACCGGCCACGTGCCCGTGGAGCGGGGCGGATCGTCTTTCGATACGGTCCTCGCGAAGGCCCGTGCGCTCGCCGCGCCGGGTGACGCGATCCTGCTGTCTCCCGCCTGTTCGAGCTACGACATGTTCAACAACTACGAAGAGCGCGGCGCGACCTTCCGCGCGATGGCGTCGCGATGA
- a CDS encoding FtsW/RodA/SpoVE family cell cycle protein, which translates to MTVVGDVFAPSGTAGTPARGTRSVSRERVRWRMTLEARILVVLTATILVFGLATLYSASSIVAVQDGRDSWFFLYRQLTGVAVGVVALAVLAKWDADRWRDYAWPIMGLAIFTMLLTVMPGLERIAPRINGSRRFLMGGSIQPSEFAKLAVVIWTAMLIVKKGGEDGLKRLTKGLMPFGIILGVLSLFAALQPDFSVILFYALVMGTMLFAAGARIGHFVFLGALAMPVVWSEINRLEYIMRRLLGFTGAAGAEAEVNYQLTQSLIAVGSGGLFGVGFGQGRQQYGFLPLPYNDFIGSNIGEEWGFVGLCGVTLLFALWGWLGFRIAKQARSPFTQLVALGITVTTVITAYLHIGVVIGLLPTTGLTLPFISYGRSNILLSLLTTGILLNIGSQAERVHGDAATDPMTRR; encoded by the coding sequence ATGACCGTCGTCGGCGACGTCTTCGCGCCGTCGGGCACCGCGGGCACGCCGGCCCGCGGCACGCGCAGCGTCAGCCGGGAACGCGTGCGCTGGCGGATGACGCTCGAGGCCCGCATCCTCGTCGTGCTCACGGCGACCATCTTGGTGTTCGGCCTCGCCACCTTGTACTCCGCCAGCTCCATCGTGGCGGTGCAGGATGGACGCGACAGCTGGTTCTTCCTCTACCGGCAGCTCACGGGCGTGGCTGTGGGCGTCGTGGCACTCGCGGTGCTCGCCAAGTGGGACGCCGATCGCTGGCGCGACTACGCGTGGCCGATCATGGGCCTGGCCATCTTCACGATGCTGCTGACGGTGATGCCCGGTCTCGAGCGGATTGCGCCGCGCATCAATGGCTCGCGCCGCTTCCTCATGGGCGGGTCGATCCAGCCCTCGGAGTTCGCGAAGTTGGCCGTCGTGATCTGGACGGCCATGCTCATCGTGAAGAAGGGCGGCGAAGACGGCCTCAAGCGCCTCACCAAGGGGCTGATGCCGTTCGGGATCATCCTCGGCGTGCTCAGCCTCTTCGCGGCGCTGCAGCCGGACTTCTCGGTCATCCTGTTCTACGCGCTGGTGATGGGCACGATGCTCTTCGCCGCCGGGGCACGCATCGGGCATTTCGTGTTCCTTGGCGCGCTCGCGATGCCGGTCGTGTGGAGCGAGATCAACCGCCTCGAGTACATCATGCGCCGGCTCCTCGGATTCACGGGCGCCGCCGGCGCCGAGGCCGAGGTGAACTACCAGCTCACGCAGTCGCTGATTGCCGTCGGCTCGGGCGGGCTCTTCGGCGTGGGCTTCGGACAGGGACGCCAGCAGTACGGATTCCTGCCGCTGCCGTACAACGACTTCATCGGCAGCAACATCGGCGAGGAGTGGGGGTTCGTGGGCCTGTGCGGCGTCACGCTGCTCTTTGCGCTCTGGGGCTGGCTCGGGTTTCGCATCGCGAAGCAGGCGCGCTCGCCATTCACGCAGTTGGTCGCCCTGGGCATCACCGTCACCACGGTGATCACGGCGTACCTGCACATCGGCGTCGTCATCGGCCTGCTGCCGACGACGGGGCTCACGCTGCCGTTCATCTCCTACGGCCGCTCGAACATCCTGCTCTCGCTGCTCACGACCGGCATCCTGCTGAACATCGGCAGTCAGGCGGAGCGCGTGCACGGTGACGCGGCGACCGATCCGATGACGCGGCGGTGA